A window from Mycolicibacterium tokaiense encodes these proteins:
- a CDS encoding LysR family transcriptional regulator, whose amino-acid sequence MELRQLRYFVAVAEELNFGRAAARLRIAGPSLSQQIKALERDLQVRLFDRNRRVVTLTAAGAALLPEVREVVDRADRLHQRARGLADTHPVRLGYVSWRPADLAERTAGVAALRVDTWVLPSHAQAARVADGTLDVAICWAAPEDLSALGLEGTVIGSDLLYAVAVGEDSSAVAARDTVVLVDADLGSWESWNRYAEEFAGQTGARVERIDDGGITGAAFIAHVRRLRRPVLNSPKEQNVVWPAGVVRRPVVDPQPFWPWLLVSRRDEARPAVRAVVAALAGQRPHPGLGGDQPIR is encoded by the coding sequence GTGGAGCTGCGTCAGCTGCGGTATTTCGTGGCCGTTGCCGAGGAACTGAACTTCGGCCGGGCCGCCGCACGGCTGCGCATCGCCGGGCCGTCGCTGTCCCAGCAGATCAAGGCGTTGGAACGCGATCTTCAGGTGCGGCTGTTCGACCGAAACCGGCGGGTGGTCACGTTGACGGCGGCCGGCGCGGCGCTGCTGCCCGAGGTCCGGGAGGTGGTGGACCGTGCGGACCGGCTGCACCAGCGGGCCCGCGGTCTGGCCGACACTCACCCGGTTCGCCTCGGTTACGTGAGTTGGCGTCCCGCCGATCTGGCCGAGCGGACTGCCGGTGTGGCGGCGCTGCGGGTGGACACCTGGGTGCTGCCGTCGCACGCTCAGGCCGCGCGGGTGGCCGACGGGACGCTGGACGTGGCGATCTGCTGGGCTGCGCCCGAGGATCTGTCCGCGCTGGGCCTCGAGGGCACGGTGATCGGTTCGGATCTGTTGTATGCCGTTGCGGTGGGCGAGGATTCGTCCGCCGTGGCGGCCCGCGACACGGTGGTACTGGTGGACGCCGACCTCGGCAGCTGGGAATCGTGGAACCGCTACGCCGAGGAGTTCGCCGGCCAGACCGGCGCCCGCGTCGAACGCATCGATGACGGCGGTATCACCGGCGCAGCGTTCATCGCCCACGTGCGGCGGCTACGCCGGCCGGTGCTGAACTCCCCGAAGGAGCAGAACGTGGTGTGGCCCGCGGGCGTGGTGCGCCGGCCTGTGGTGGATCCGCAGCCGTTCTGGCCGTGGCTGTTGGTCTCGCGTCGTGACGAGGCCCGGCCCGCCGTGCGCGCGGTGGTCGCGGCGTTAGCCGGTCAGCGCCCACACCCCGGACTCGGCGGGGACCAGCCGATCCGATAG
- a CDS encoding SDR family NAD(P)-dependent oxidoreductase, whose amino-acid sequence MNTSTPVAVITGASRGIGAALVPVYRALGYGVVAVARTIADSTDPDVLTVGADIGAPGAGDRIVAAALHRFGRIDTVVNNAGIFVAKPFTEYTDADYDAVLGVNVRGFFELTRAAMPTLLHGGRGHVVTISTTLVEHANSVLPSVLASLSKGGVTAATRSLAIEYAGRGVRANAVALGVIDTPMHAPETHEALAALHPVGRLGEISDVVDAVRYLETAPFVTGEILHVDGGQSAGH is encoded by the coding sequence ATGAACACCTCAACTCCCGTCGCCGTCATCACCGGCGCCTCCCGGGGTATCGGCGCAGCGCTGGTACCCGTTTACCGCGCACTCGGTTACGGCGTCGTCGCCGTGGCCCGCACCATCGCCGACAGCACCGACCCCGACGTGCTGACCGTCGGCGCCGACATCGGCGCACCCGGCGCCGGCGACCGGATCGTCGCGGCCGCGCTGCACCGCTTCGGCCGTATCGACACCGTGGTCAACAACGCGGGGATCTTCGTGGCCAAACCGTTCACCGAGTACACCGACGCCGATTACGACGCTGTCCTCGGCGTGAATGTGCGGGGGTTCTTCGAACTCACCCGCGCCGCCATGCCGACCCTGCTCCACGGTGGGCGTGGTCACGTCGTCACGATCTCGACAACCCTTGTCGAGCATGCCAATTCCGTACTCCCATCGGTGCTGGCCTCATTGAGCAAAGGGGGCGTGACAGCCGCCACCCGGTCGCTGGCCATCGAATACGCCGGTCGAGGGGTGCGCGCGAACGCCGTCGCACTCGGCGTCATCGACACCCCCATGCACGCACCCGAGACCCACGAGGCACTGGCCGCCCTGCATCCGGTCGGACGCCTGGGCGAGATCAGCGACGTGGTGGACGCGGTGCGCTACCTCGAAACCGCCCCGTTCGTCACCGGCGAAATCCTGCACGTCGACGGCGGCCAGAGCGCCGGACACTAG
- a CDS encoding MmgE/PrpD family protein — MALLQSHPNDPGAAGGKYRTDSLLTTAVSVDDRRGHPMKLDDLAEFVVQAQSADIGHPELLRRNLLDSVACAIAALGGETLGRLRDQIDIVGGTPRATLIGGGRTSVDQAALYNSVAVRSADLLDTYLTPGGLCHPADNIGALLAVADSVRAGGADFLLAMALAYEVQCRFSAAVPVMARGLNHALQLAISVAAGAARLYGLDAGQTANAIAMAAADNVSLAAIHSEPVSNWKGISPGITAQRAVYATGLARLGVTGPRGLFEGPNGLEQLFGQTIDLRLDDRSLNVVEQTHLKQFSALIHGQAPIETILTLADGVHPDDVDRMEVAVFQTAYDIAGGGTFGPKDTPRTKEQADYNLKYLLAVALLDGHVGPDQLRTERVVQADVQSLLRRITVHPDDQLTAAYPRATPVRIDLWLSDGQHLSRAQDDFHGAATRPFDWARTVEKFHWLAERHAERDLRDTIINTVAGVVHTPISALTDLLTHVHLEEQR, encoded by the coding sequence ATGGCACTTCTACAGTCCCATCCGAACGACCCCGGAGCCGCCGGCGGTAAGTACCGCACCGACTCTCTGCTCACTACCGCTGTATCCGTGGATGACCGTCGAGGTCATCCGATGAAGCTCGACGACCTCGCCGAATTCGTCGTCCAGGCGCAATCCGCTGACATCGGCCACCCGGAGTTGCTGCGCCGCAACCTGCTCGACAGCGTGGCCTGCGCCATCGCGGCGCTGGGCGGCGAGACTCTGGGGCGACTGCGCGACCAGATCGACATCGTGGGAGGTACGCCGCGGGCGACGCTGATCGGCGGCGGTCGTACGTCAGTGGACCAAGCCGCCCTGTACAACTCCGTCGCGGTGCGCTCGGCCGACCTGCTGGACACCTACCTCACCCCGGGTGGCCTGTGCCATCCCGCAGACAACATCGGTGCGCTGCTGGCCGTTGCTGACAGTGTGAGAGCCGGCGGGGCGGACTTCCTGCTCGCCATGGCACTGGCCTACGAGGTACAGTGCCGCTTCTCGGCGGCGGTGCCGGTGATGGCGCGCGGGCTCAATCACGCCCTGCAGCTGGCCATCTCGGTGGCCGCCGGAGCCGCGCGGCTCTACGGTCTGGATGCGGGGCAGACAGCGAATGCCATCGCGATGGCCGCCGCCGACAACGTGTCACTGGCGGCCATCCACTCCGAGCCGGTGTCGAACTGGAAAGGCATCTCCCCCGGGATCACCGCCCAGCGCGCCGTCTACGCCACCGGCTTGGCCCGCCTCGGTGTCACCGGGCCGCGCGGACTCTTCGAGGGCCCCAACGGGTTGGAACAGCTCTTCGGCCAGACCATCGATCTGCGGCTCGACGATCGCAGCCTGAATGTGGTGGAGCAGACCCACCTCAAGCAGTTCAGCGCGCTGATCCACGGGCAGGCCCCGATCGAGACGATACTGACCCTGGCCGACGGCGTGCACCCCGACGACGTGGACCGGATGGAGGTGGCCGTGTTCCAGACCGCCTACGACATCGCCGGCGGCGGCACCTTCGGCCCCAAGGACACACCGCGCACCAAGGAGCAGGCGGACTACAACCTGAAATATCTTCTGGCGGTCGCGCTGTTGGACGGTCATGTGGGCCCGGACCAACTGCGAACCGAACGCGTGGTGCAAGCCGACGTGCAGAGCTTGTTGCGCCGCATCACTGTTCATCCCGATGACCAGCTGACCGCGGCGTATCCGCGGGCCACGCCGGTGCGCATCGATCTGTGGTTGAGCGACGGGCAACACCTCAGCCGCGCGCAGGATGATTTTCACGGCGCTGCCACCCGGCCCTTCGACTGGGCGCGTACCGTCGAGAAGTTCCACTGGCTGGCCGAGCGGCACGCCGAGCGGGACCTGCGCGACACCATCATCAACACCGTGGCCGGAGTGGTACACACACCGATCTCGGCGTTGACCGATCTCCTGACGCACGTTCACCTCGAGGAGCAACGATGA
- a CDS encoding NAD(P)H-dependent flavin oxidoreductase, whose protein sequence is MTSLLTNLGLDIPVIAAPMAGGATTPAMVIAAADAGGVGFVPAGYKAIDALQADITAVRQASVPFGVNVFAPNPVPISPADYRAYAAQVQREADRFGVTLPAEPKDDDDAWAAKIDLLLSDPVPVVSFTFGLPDTATISALQKQGTVVIQTVTTAEEARVAASAGVDLLAVQASVAGGHSGTLTPSGPPTEVPIGELITQVTHAVDTPVIAAGGITSSAAVAAALHSGASAVAVGTLLLLADESGASATHQAALQDPARTETVLTRAFTGRPARGLRNSFIDTFESHAPLGYPAIHHLTSPLRKAAAAAGVADDVHLWAGTGYRQARRAPTAAILTALTSAL, encoded by the coding sequence ATGACCTCACTTCTGACCAACCTGGGTCTGGACATCCCGGTGATCGCCGCCCCGATGGCGGGCGGGGCAACCACCCCGGCCATGGTGATCGCGGCCGCCGACGCCGGCGGCGTCGGGTTCGTCCCGGCGGGCTACAAGGCCATCGACGCGTTGCAGGCCGACATCACCGCTGTGCGCCAAGCCTCGGTTCCGTTCGGCGTCAACGTGTTCGCGCCCAACCCGGTGCCCATCAGCCCCGCCGACTACCGGGCGTACGCCGCGCAGGTCCAGCGGGAGGCCGACCGCTTCGGCGTGACGTTGCCTGCCGAACCGAAAGACGACGACGATGCCTGGGCCGCCAAGATCGACCTGCTGCTCTCGGACCCGGTGCCCGTGGTGAGCTTCACCTTCGGTCTGCCCGATACCGCGACCATCAGCGCTCTGCAGAAGCAGGGCACGGTGGTCATCCAGACCGTCACCACGGCCGAGGAGGCCCGCGTGGCAGCCTCGGCGGGCGTCGACCTGCTCGCCGTGCAGGCCAGCGTGGCCGGCGGGCACTCGGGCACGCTGACGCCCTCCGGTCCGCCGACCGAGGTCCCCATCGGCGAACTGATCACCCAGGTGACCCACGCCGTCGACACCCCCGTGATCGCGGCGGGCGGCATCACGTCGTCGGCAGCGGTGGCCGCCGCGCTGCACTCCGGAGCCTCGGCTGTGGCTGTCGGAACACTGCTGCTACTGGCCGACGAAAGCGGAGCCTCGGCCACCCATCAAGCGGCGCTGCAGGATCCGGCCCGCACCGAGACGGTGCTGACGCGGGCATTCACCGGGCGCCCGGCCCGCGGACTGCGCAACAGCTTCATCGACACCTTCGAAAGCCACGCGCCGCTGGGTTATCCCGCGATCCATCATCTGACCAGCCCGCTGCGCAAGGCCGCGGCCGCTGCCGGCGTGGCCGATGACGTGCACCTGTGGGCGGGTACCGGCTATCGACAGGCCCGCCGCGCTCCCACCGCAGCCATTCTCACGGCACTGACGTCAGCTCTCTGA
- a CDS encoding MerR family transcriptional regulator, with the protein MSDELLQIGEVATRTELSVKTIRHYDDVGLVRPSARSGGGFRLYTADDVARLIAIRRMKPLGFSLDEMRDLLGALDTLADPSYSDAERAQARAFLAVCHTRAQEACVTLTQQLAYAQELTQQLAAYGSES; encoded by the coding sequence GTGAGCGACGAGCTTCTGCAGATCGGCGAGGTCGCCACGCGAACCGAGCTGTCCGTCAAAACGATTCGGCACTACGACGATGTGGGTCTGGTGCGGCCGTCGGCGCGTTCGGGCGGCGGCTTCCGGCTCTACACTGCCGATGACGTCGCCCGGTTGATCGCCATCCGCAGGATGAAGCCGCTGGGTTTCAGCCTCGACGAGATGCGGGATCTGCTGGGTGCACTCGACACCTTGGCCGACCCGTCGTACAGCGACGCCGAACGCGCGCAGGCCAGGGCGTTTCTCGCGGTGTGCCACACCCGCGCGCAGGAGGCGTGCGTAACGCTGACCCAGCAACTGGCTTACGCGCAGGAGCTGACCCAGCAGCTGGCCGCGTACGGCTCAGAGAGCTGA
- a CDS encoding SulP family inorganic anion transporter, with amino-acid sequence MSDTVLTALRSPKRLRTEVLAGLVVALALIPEAISFSIIAGVDPRVGLFASFTMAVTIAIVGGRPAMISAATGAVALVIAPLVRDHGLDYLIATVILAGVLQLVLGGLGVAKLMRFVPRSVMVGFVNALAILIFVAQIPHLLGVPWLVYPMVAFAIAVIVLLPKLTTAVPAPLVAIVVLTAATLVLGWSVPDVGDEGELPSSLPALLIPDVPFTLETLRIIAPYALTMAVVGLLESLMTAKLVDDITDTHSNKSREAVGQGVANVVTGFFGGMGGCAMIGQTMINVKVSGARTRISTFLAGAFLLALVVGLGDLVAQIPMAALVAVMIMVSVATFDWHSANPKTLRRMPKSETFVMVCTVAVTVATDNLAYGVAVGTLAAMVLFARRVAHFTAVEAHTADGVRHYVVTGELFFASSNDLIYQFDYSDDPDDIVIDVSAAHIWDASTVATLDAITTKYAAKGKTVTIIGMNDNSAQRHARLSGALGGES; translated from the coding sequence TTGTCCGACACTGTCCTCACGGCGCTGCGTTCGCCGAAACGGCTCCGCACCGAGGTCCTGGCGGGGCTGGTGGTGGCCTTGGCGCTGATACCCGAGGCCATCTCGTTTTCCATCATCGCCGGGGTGGATCCGCGGGTGGGACTGTTCGCCTCGTTCACCATGGCCGTCACCATCGCCATCGTCGGTGGCCGTCCTGCCATGATCTCCGCGGCCACCGGTGCGGTGGCGTTGGTGATCGCGCCTCTGGTGCGTGATCACGGCCTGGATTATCTGATCGCGACGGTCATCCTGGCCGGGGTGCTCCAGTTGGTCCTGGGTGGACTCGGCGTGGCCAAACTCATGCGCTTCGTCCCGCGCAGCGTCATGGTCGGCTTCGTCAACGCGCTGGCCATCTTGATCTTCGTCGCGCAGATCCCGCACCTGCTGGGCGTCCCGTGGCTGGTCTATCCGATGGTGGCATTCGCCATCGCGGTGATCGTGCTGTTGCCCAAACTCACCACGGCGGTCCCAGCGCCGCTGGTCGCCATTGTGGTCCTGACGGCCGCCACGCTGGTCTTGGGTTGGTCCGTGCCCGATGTCGGTGACGAGGGTGAGCTGCCGTCGAGCCTGCCTGCGCTGCTCATTCCGGACGTCCCGTTCACCCTGGAGACCCTGCGCATCATCGCCCCGTACGCGCTCACCATGGCCGTGGTGGGTCTGCTCGAGTCGTTGATGACGGCCAAGTTGGTCGACGACATCACCGACACCCACTCCAACAAGTCCCGCGAAGCCGTCGGCCAAGGCGTGGCCAATGTGGTCACGGGTTTCTTCGGTGGGATGGGTGGTTGCGCCATGATCGGGCAGACCATGATCAATGTGAAGGTCAGTGGCGCCCGCACGCGGATCTCGACGTTCTTGGCCGGTGCGTTCCTGCTGGCGCTGGTGGTGGGCCTGGGCGATCTGGTGGCCCAGATACCGATGGCCGCGCTGGTCGCGGTGATGATCATGGTGTCGGTGGCGACGTTCGACTGGCACAGTGCGAATCCGAAAACGTTGCGGCGCATGCCCAAGAGCGAGACGTTCGTCATGGTGTGCACCGTCGCGGTCACCGTTGCGACCGACAATCTCGCCTACGGGGTCGCCGTCGGAACCTTGGCGGCCATGGTGTTGTTCGCCCGGCGCGTGGCACATTTCACCGCCGTCGAGGCGCACACCGCCGATGGCGTGCGGCACTACGTTGTCACCGGCGAGTTGTTCTTCGCCTCCAGCAATGACCTCATCTACCAGTTCGACTACTCCGATGACCCCGACGACATCGTCATCGACGTGTCTGCCGCGCACATCTGGGATGCGTCCACCGTCGCCACCCTGGATGCGATCACCACCAAATACGCTGCCAAGGGCAAGACCGTGACCATCATCGGCATGAACGACAACAGCGCCCAGCGGCACGCACGGCTCAGCGGCGCCCTGGGAGGCGAATCGTGA
- a CDS encoding serine/threonine-protein kinase, with product MAVNEQDLLAGRYRLCGPLGHGGMAEVHDGWDERLGRSVAVKLLHAALVTQPDVRGRFESEARAAAPLAHPNIVAIYDYGEHEGAPFIVMERLPGQTLADVMERGPMPPDLVRRMLDEVLSALDTAHAAGVLHRDIKPANILVSRGGDSLKVADFGIAKTGGAAHTMTGQIIGTMAYMSPARISGAPASVSDDLYAVGLMGFEALAGRYAFPHDNPAVLARAILDTAPPPAHTVGADPALAAAIDGAIAGRFNSAAQMRAALAGQPVGTRPATRLLAEPLPPEATQMLAAPPRRRLAPRTRKSLAAAGITTAFVVSALAFTLDTGDSTPAPEPVSTSTPLPTPSAPVVPPAAVTPVSEPAPVTQAPAPPKKSGPGGGPGNKGNQGHGQGKKPN from the coding sequence ATGGCCGTGAATGAGCAGGACCTGCTCGCTGGCCGTTACCGACTCTGCGGCCCGCTGGGACACGGCGGCATGGCCGAAGTGCACGACGGCTGGGACGAGCGCCTGGGCCGCTCCGTGGCGGTCAAGTTGCTGCATGCCGCCCTGGTCACCCAGCCCGACGTGCGCGGCCGCTTCGAAAGCGAAGCCCGCGCCGCCGCCCCACTGGCACACCCCAACATCGTGGCCATCTACGACTATGGCGAACACGAGGGCGCACCGTTCATCGTGATGGAACGGCTGCCCGGCCAGACGCTGGCCGACGTCATGGAACGCGGACCGATGCCGCCCGACCTGGTGCGGCGGATGCTCGACGAGGTGCTCTCGGCGCTGGACACCGCGCACGCGGCCGGCGTCCTGCACCGCGACATCAAGCCCGCCAACATCCTGGTCTCCCGAGGCGGCGACAGCCTCAAGGTCGCCGACTTCGGCATAGCCAAAACCGGCGGCGCCGCGCACACGATGACCGGCCAGATCATCGGCACCATGGCCTACATGAGTCCCGCCCGGATCTCCGGGGCGCCGGCCTCGGTGTCCGACGACCTGTACGCGGTGGGGCTGATGGGGTTCGAGGCTCTCGCGGGCCGATACGCCTTCCCGCACGACAACCCGGCCGTGCTGGCCCGCGCCATCCTGGACACCGCACCGCCGCCGGCACACACGGTGGGCGCTGATCCCGCACTGGCGGCCGCCATCGACGGCGCGATCGCCGGCCGGTTCAACAGCGCCGCCCAGATGCGCGCCGCGCTTGCCGGTCAGCCGGTGGGGACCCGGCCCGCCACCCGACTGCTCGCGGAACCGCTGCCCCCGGAGGCCACCCAGATGCTGGCCGCGCCGCCGCGCCGGCGGCTGGCTCCCAGGACCCGCAAATCTTTGGCTGCAGCCGGTATCACCACTGCGTTCGTGGTGTCGGCGCTGGCTTTCACCCTGGACACCGGTGACAGCACCCCGGCACCGGAACCGGTCAGCACCAGCACCCCCTTGCCCACCCCGTCAGCACCCGTCGTCCCTCCGGCCGCGGTGACGCCCGTCAGCGAACCGGCGCCGGTGACCCAGGCGCCGGCACCGCCCAAAAAATCCGGGCCGGGCGGCGGGCCGGGGAACAAGGGCAACCAGGGGCACGGACAGGGCAAGAAGCCCAACTGA
- a CDS encoding threonine aldolase family protein, producing MAGVNASAAFASDNAAPAHPAVLEAVIAANQDPAMSYGSDDITSRAAALIRETFDSPHAEVLFALTGTGANVIALTAATRPWHAILCSDIAHSLVDEAGGPVRLSGAMLTVLPSDDGLIDPAALAAHAARRGSVHHSQPSIVTITQSTENGRLWRADAIKEFVDEAHHQGLLVHVDGARIANAVAALGVSPLEAMGDADIVTVGGTKNGLLFGDAILVRRPERFDGIRFVHKQIGHLPSKHRFVSAQFEALFTAGRWLELAAHANTMAARLAAGFVERGLTLASPTEANEVFVLLEPELHARVAARFAVHAPDPQRPVYRFVCSWATTDREVDAVLDLLR from the coding sequence ATGGCGGGGGTGAATGCCTCCGCCGCCTTCGCTTCCGACAACGCCGCGCCCGCCCACCCGGCGGTGCTGGAGGCGGTGATCGCCGCGAACCAGGATCCGGCGATGTCCTACGGCAGCGACGACATCACCAGCCGCGCCGCCGCACTGATCCGGGAGACCTTCGACTCCCCCCACGCCGAGGTGCTGTTTGCGCTCACCGGCACCGGAGCCAACGTGATCGCCCTGACCGCCGCTACCCGGCCGTGGCACGCCATCCTGTGCAGCGATATCGCGCACTCCCTGGTGGACGAGGCCGGCGGCCCGGTGCGACTGTCGGGCGCCATGCTGACCGTGCTGCCCAGCGACGACGGCCTGATCGACCCCGCGGCGCTGGCCGCACACGCGGCCCGCCGGGGTTCGGTCCACCATTCCCAGCCCAGCATCGTCACCATCACCCAGTCCACCGAGAACGGCCGCCTCTGGCGCGCCGACGCGATCAAGGAATTCGTCGACGAGGCCCACCACCAGGGTCTGCTGGTGCATGTCGACGGTGCCCGCATCGCCAATGCGGTTGCCGCGCTGGGCGTCTCCCCCCTGGAGGCAATGGGCGACGCCGACATCGTGACCGTCGGCGGCACCAAGAACGGCCTGCTGTTCGGTGACGCCATCCTGGTGCGCAGGCCCGAGCGCTTCGACGGGATCCGCTTCGTGCACAAGCAGATCGGTCACCTACCCAGCAAACACCGCTTCGTGTCGGCGCAGTTCGAGGCCCTGTTCACCGCCGGCCGCTGGCTGGAACTGGCCGCCCACGCGAACACCATGGCTGCGCGGCTCGCCGCCGGTTTCGTCGAGCGCGGCCTGACCCTGGCCAGCCCCACCGAGGCCAACGAGGTGTTTGTTCTTCTGGAGCCCGAGCTGCATGCCCGGGTGGCGGCACGCTTCGCCGTCCACGCACCCGATCCGCAGCGCCCGGTGTACCGCTTCGTGTGCTCCTGGGCGACCACCGATCGGGAGGTCGATGCGGTGCTCGACCTGCTCCGGTAA
- a CDS encoding alpha/beta hydrolase family esterase, which yields MRLHSIASSAGALAAALCIFAAPAVAEPFPGAHIDFGGLPRTYVLHVPPGPVNGLVINLHAGGHTGASQQALTHFDGIADAHGFVVAYPDGIDFSWADGRGASVPDRQGVDDVGFISALVNQLVTQFNIDPNRVYATGLSAGAFMANRLACERADIFAAIAPVDGTLGTNYACAPSEPVAVMATHGTADPVVPFNGGPMLGRGGVAPSCPHRPWPTYGATSTGAVRPPRCRCPMRVTACVRSGSAQAAPTTPRWCSPASTAAATPGRAHPPCSRCSRWVPPPAPSTPRWTPAISSPRTGADG from the coding sequence GTGAGACTGCATTCGATAGCCAGTAGCGCGGGCGCGCTGGCGGCTGCCCTGTGCATCTTTGCCGCCCCGGCGGTGGCCGAGCCGTTCCCGGGCGCCCACATCGACTTCGGCGGCCTGCCCCGTACCTACGTCCTGCATGTCCCGCCGGGACCGGTCAACGGGCTGGTGATCAACCTGCATGCCGGCGGCCACACCGGCGCGTCCCAACAGGCGCTGACCCACTTCGACGGCATCGCCGACGCGCACGGTTTTGTGGTCGCCTACCCCGACGGCATCGATTTCAGCTGGGCCGACGGCCGGGGTGCCTCGGTCCCGGACCGCCAGGGCGTCGACGACGTGGGCTTCATCTCGGCGTTGGTCAATCAACTGGTCACCCAATTCAACATCGACCCCAACCGCGTGTACGCGACCGGGCTGTCGGCCGGCGCCTTCATGGCCAACCGGCTGGCCTGCGAGCGTGCCGACATCTTCGCCGCCATTGCACCCGTCGACGGCACCCTGGGCACCAACTATGCGTGCGCGCCGTCCGAGCCCGTCGCCGTGATGGCCACCCACGGCACCGCCGACCCGGTGGTGCCGTTCAACGGCGGGCCCATGCTGGGTCGCGGCGGGGTAGCACCGTCGTGCCCGCACCGGCCATGGCCGACGTATGGCGCAACCTCAACGGGTGCGGTGCGCCCACCGAGGTGCCGCTGCCCGATGCGGGTGACGGCATGCGTTCGTTCCGGATCAGCTCAGGCTGCGCCGACGACGCCTCGGTGGTGTTCACCCGCGTCGACGGCGGCGGCCACACCTGGCCGGGCGCACCCACCGTGCTCCCGGTGCAGCAGGTGGGTGCCACCACCCGCGCCTTCGACGCCTCGGTGGACGCCGGCAATTTCTTCGCCACGCACTGGCGCTGACGGGTAG
- a CDS encoding S8 family peptidase, with amino-acid sequence MTGVLSRSLHQNTVILRTPGAAARRNPNDGPGASVFEALTPPADITVDVEEQLDRQTLHTILNDPTVVSFAPAMPITLVQPLEATPGFSDDAAVTWGVEAVGATSSPFTGHGVTVAVLDTGIDAGHPAFAGIELVQKDFTGSGSAHDTQGHGTHCAGTIFGRDVDGVRIGVARGVQRALIGKVLGPGGGGSDTLCEAITWAADQGANVISMSLGIDFPGWVEELVAHNGFSIPVATSIALEQYRANIRLFEQLSNLLGARASFAQTVVVVAASGNESGRNQNPPYEINVAPPAASTGVLAVAALGKGTGGLQIAPFSNTRATIAGPGVDVVSAKVGGGTRPLSGTSMATPHVAGVAALWAEKLTAAGQLSPVFLQSKLVGSATMTGLAPGTDSLDVGTGLVQAPTN; translated from the coding sequence ATGACCGGCGTACTTTCACGATCCCTGCACCAGAACACCGTGATCCTGCGGACCCCGGGAGCCGCCGCACGGCGCAATCCGAACGACGGTCCCGGCGCCAGCGTCTTCGAAGCACTGACGCCCCCGGCCGACATCACCGTCGACGTCGAGGAGCAACTCGATCGCCAGACACTGCACACCATCCTCAACGATCCGACAGTGGTCAGCTTCGCACCGGCGATGCCGATCACACTGGTGCAGCCGCTGGAGGCAACCCCCGGGTTCAGCGATGACGCCGCCGTGACCTGGGGCGTGGAAGCGGTGGGGGCCACGAGCTCACCGTTCACCGGCCACGGCGTCACGGTGGCCGTCCTGGATACCGGCATCGACGCCGGACACCCCGCCTTTGCCGGAATCGAGTTGGTGCAAAAGGATTTCACCGGATCCGGTAGCGCCCACGACACTCAAGGTCACGGCACCCACTGCGCAGGAACAATTTTCGGCCGCGACGTCGACGGCGTACGCATCGGGGTGGCCCGCGGTGTACAACGGGCCCTGATCGGCAAGGTGCTGGGCCCCGGAGGTGGTGGCAGCGACACCCTGTGCGAGGCCATCACCTGGGCCGCCGACCAGGGCGCCAACGTGATCTCGATGTCCTTGGGTATCGACTTCCCGGGCTGGGTCGAGGAACTGGTGGCGCACAACGGTTTCAGCATTCCGGTAGCCACTTCCATCGCACTGGAGCAGTACCGGGCCAACATCCGGCTGTTCGAACAGCTGTCCAACCTGCTGGGTGCCCGCGCGTCGTTCGCTCAGACGGTGGTGGTGGTCGCAGCCTCGGGGAACGAAAGCGGCCGTAACCAGAACCCGCCGTACGAGATCAACGTGGCCCCGCCCGCCGCTTCCACCGGGGTGCTGGCCGTCGCAGCGCTGGGCAAAGGAACGGGTGGTTTGCAGATCGCGCCGTTCTCCAACACCCGCGCCACCATCGCCGGCCCCGGGGTCGATGTGGTGAGCGCCAAGGTGGGCGGCGGAACCCGCCCGCTCAGCGGCACCAGCATGGCCACCCCGCACGTTGCCGGCGTGGCGGCGTTGTGGGCGGAGAAGCTCACCGCCGCCGGGCAACTCAGCCCGGTGTTCCTGCAGTCCAAGCTCGTCGGCTCGGCGACCATGACCGGCCTGGCGCCGGGCACGGACTCACTCGATGTGGGCACCGGCCTGGTGCAGGCTCCGACGAACTGA